From the genome of Rhodobacteraceae bacterium Araon29, one region includes:
- a CDS encoding phosphotransferase encodes MTVDTKDILEGAIAMTSQKDTKSSEPMLDKDLMTLLGIESPHLITQTPIASIWRVTRADSSFAALKCYFKDDLQDEAPGFDLLAAQNGIGAAKIYARSNAAILMEWLDGPLLGDLTRAGKDEKASQRLLETALALHQAPVKNIPSLDPLPRRFRALLDAKFTADCPDGIRAAVRKACQLAEDLLADQQDIRPLHGDLHHDNIKAGDRGYLAFDAKGVLGERTFELANAFRNPLGSEAMALRPETIQRRAQLWSAGLNVLKPRLLSWAAAFSGLSLAWHYKSTFGPESADQMRFVSTLIKLASSQSADPRSH; translated from the coding sequence ATGACTGTCGACACCAAGGATATTTTGGAAGGAGCGATAGCAATGACAAGCCAAAAGGATACAAAATCGTCCGAACCCATGTTGGATAAGGATCTTATGACCCTTTTGGGCATTGAAAGCCCTCACCTTATCACCCAAACGCCAATCGCCTCGATTTGGCGCGTGACGCGCGCAGATAGCAGTTTTGCGGCTTTGAAATGTTATTTTAAAGATGACCTACAAGATGAAGCGCCCGGCTTTGATCTTTTAGCAGCGCAAAATGGTATCGGGGCCGCCAAAATATATGCCCGCTCAAATGCAGCTATTTTGATGGAGTGGCTCGATGGCCCCTTGCTTGGGGATTTAACCCGGGCGGGCAAAGATGAAAAAGCATCACAAAGGCTGCTTGAAACAGCCTTGGCTTTGCATCAAGCGCCGGTCAAAAATATCCCAAGCCTTGATCCTTTGCCGCGCCGGTTCCGCGCATTGCTGGATGCCAAGTTTACCGCCGACTGCCCGGACGGCATTCGGGCGGCTGTGCGCAAAGCCTGCCAGCTGGCCGAGGATTTGCTGGCCGATCAGCAAGATATTCGTCCGCTTCACGGCGACCTGCACCATGATAACATCAAGGCCGGCGACCGCGGTTATCTTGCCTTTGATGCCAAAGGCGTTCTGGGCGAGCGCACGTTCGAGCTGGCAAATGCGTTTCGAAACCCTTTGGGATCCGAGGCCATGGCCCTCCGGCCCGAAACCATTCAAAGGCGCGCCCAGTTATGGTCCGCAGGATTGAACGTTTTAAAACCCCGCCTGCTGTCTTGGGCCGCCGCCTTTAGCGGCCTGTCGCTTGCATGGCATTACAAAAGCACATTCGGGCCCGAAAGCGCAGACCAGATGCGTTTTGTGTCTACCTTGATAAAACTGGCATCCTCTCAAAGTGCTGATCCTCGTAGCCATTAG
- a CDS encoding response regulator, whose amino-acid sequence MKVLIVESEYELGLVWQRALERFGVKVVLVADQSTAVQALRNQSFDLIVLDLVLENGSAFAISDFANYRRPAAQVMFVTNTSFFSDGSIFQHCSNACAYVQSATPPEDIAMMVTHYAARV is encoded by the coding sequence ATGAAAGTTTTAATTGTTGAAAGTGAATATGAGCTGGGTTTAGTATGGCAGCGGGCCTTGGAAAGGTTTGGGGTTAAAGTGGTTCTGGTGGCAGATCAAAGCACGGCCGTTCAGGCCCTGCGAAATCAGAGTTTTGATTTGATCGTGCTGGATTTGGTGCTTGAAAACGGCAGCGCCTTTGCCATCTCAGACTTTGCCAATTACCGGCGGCCAGCCGCGCAGGTCATGTTTGTCACCAACACCAGCTTTTTTTCCGACGGCTCGATTTTTCAGCATTGTTCAAATGCCTGTGCCTATGTGCAAAGCGCAACGCCGCCCGAAGACATTGCGATGATGGTGACCCATTACGCCGCCCGTGTCTAA
- a CDS encoding aminotransferase class I/II-fold pyridoxal phosphate-dependent enzyme gives MIKAREKNNLRDHGGGLDAAVAQFGGAREDWLDLSTGINPSPYPTAPFSPRSMTALPDQEAYQNLIEAARRFWSVPRAAKVVPAAGASALIAALPALIRGQKVDIAQPTYNEHQAAFDATGWTLSNDQPDVQVAVHPNNPDGRLWQSQELNAPLAIIDESFADVCPQHSLIHETARPGRIVLKSFGKFWGLAGVRLGFAIGADPVLDLLAERLGPWPVSGPALDIGTAALNDKSWAENTRIQLAKDARRLDQILLAAGAEGVGGCDLFRLFSVKSAKHWHQKLAQHHILSRIFPYSDHYLRLGLPGADDWDRLQRALS, from the coding sequence ATGATCAAAGCCCGCGAAAAAAATAATTTACGCGATCACGGTGGTGGGCTTGATGCGGCGGTTGCTCAGTTCGGCGGCGCGCGTGAAGACTGGCTTGATTTGTCCACGGGAATCAATCCCAGCCCCTACCCCACGGCGCCGTTTTCGCCGCGGTCCATGACCGCTTTGCCCGATCAGGAGGCCTATCAGAACCTGATTGAAGCGGCGCGGCGGTTTTGGTCTGTACCTCGGGCCGCCAAAGTGGTTCCTGCGGCGGGGGCCTCGGCGCTAATCGCGGCGCTTCCGGCTTTGATCCGCGGCCAAAAGGTGGACATTGCCCAGCCCACCTATAATGAACATCAGGCCGCCTTTGATGCCACTGGCTGGACGCTGAGCAATGATCAGCCCGATGTACAGGTCGCCGTACATCCCAACAACCCCGATGGACGCCTGTGGCAAAGCCAAGAGCTTAATGCCCCACTGGCCATCATTGACGAAAGCTTTGCCGATGTGTGCCCCCAGCACAGCCTGATCCATGAAACGGCCCGTCCGGGACGCATTGTGCTAAAAAGCTTTGGCAAGTTTTGGGGGCTTGCAGGGGTGCGGCTTGGGTTTGCAATCGGGGCTGATCCGGTTTTGGATTTGCTGGCCGAGCGGCTTGGCCCATGGCCGGTCTCTGGTCCGGCGCTTGACATTGGCACCGCGGCTTTAAACGATAAGAGCTGGGCCGAAAACACCCGCATCCAACTGGCCAAAGATGCGCGGCGGCTGGATCAAATCCTACTGGCCGCAGGGGCAGAGGGTGTCGGCGGCTGCGATCTTTTTCGGCTGTTTTCGGTTAAAAGCGCAAAGCATTGGCATCAAAAACTGGCCCAGCATCATATCCTAAGCCGTATTTTCCCCTATTCGGATCATTACCTGCGTCTTGGTCTGCCCGGCGCCGATGATTGGGACAGGCTGCAGCGGGCGCTAAGCTAA
- a CDS encoding cobalamin biosynthesis protein, whose translation MAWVLFFALLLDAALGEPKWLWSRLPHPAVLMGRAVTLCTSTLNHGRYKKIKGALTLIILIVLGACLGQILGFFGPVAEVLCAAVLLAQKSLVQHVRAVGNGARYSLHEGRRAVAMIVGRDTDQMDQHQMVRAAIESGAENLSDGVVAPAFWLLLGGLPGLLIYKLVNTADSMIGYKTPALAEFGWAAARFDDLLNWVPARITAALIAIQGGVIHDWRAITKDARQHRSPNAGWPEAAMARALGVALAGPRSYEGTQRTFAWVNPHGNRAATPNDIDRSVRMLWTTWALMLGFVLLIAVLG comes from the coding sequence ATGGCTTGGGTTCTTTTTTTCGCGCTGCTGCTGGATGCCGCTTTGGGCGAGCCGAAGTGGCTTTGGTCGCGGCTGCCGCATCCGGCGGTGTTGATGGGACGGGCCGTTACGCTGTGCACTTCGACTTTGAACCATGGGCGATACAAAAAAATCAAAGGCGCACTGACGTTGATTATTTTAATTGTGCTTGGCGCCTGCCTTGGACAGATCCTAGGGTTTTTTGGCCCCGTGGCCGAAGTTCTTTGCGCGGCGGTCCTGCTAGCGCAAAAGTCACTGGTGCAGCATGTCCGGGCGGTCGGCAATGGCGCGCGCTATTCCCTGCACGAAGGACGCCGCGCCGTTGCGATGATCGTCGGGCGCGATACTGACCAGATGGATCAGCACCAGATGGTCCGCGCGGCGATTGAAAGCGGGGCAGAAAACCTATCGGACGGGGTGGTAGCGCCGGCCTTTTGGCTATTGCTAGGCGGGCTTCCCGGTTTGCTTATCTATAAACTGGTGAATACAGCCGACAGCATGATCGGCTATAAAACCCCGGCATTGGCCGAGTTTGGCTGGGCTGCGGCGCGGTTTGATGATCTGCTAAACTGGGTTCCGGCGCGGATTACTGCCGCGCTGATCGCGATACAAGGCGGCGTAATCCATGACTGGCGGGCGATCACAAAAGATGCAAGGCAGCACCGCTCGCCCAATGCCGGCTGGCCCGAAGCAGCGATGGCGCGCGCGCTTGGCGTCGCGCTGGCCGGACCGCGCAGCTATGAAGGCACGCAGCGGACCTTTGCCTGGGTCAACCCGCATGGCAACCGCGCTGCAACGCCAAATGATATCGACCGCTCGGTGCGGATGCTGTGGACCACTTGGGCGCTAATGTTGGGGTTTGTGTTACTGATCGCGGTGCTCGGTTAA
- a CDS encoding lytic murein transglycosylase, translating into MYRLVFLALALISATGFSSIAAAQSCGGGFYSFVQGLKSEARTRGYSNALSDQFFASVAQDPKVIKADRAQGVFQLPFLEFSGRLISNHRLQHGAKNAANYKREFDFIERELGVPRGVLLAFWAFETDYGAFQGNFNTLNALVTLAHDCRRPELFRPQIFAALELFKRGDFDPATTTGAWAGEIGMVQMLPEDILVNGIDGDGDGQVKLKTSAPDALMSGASMLRALGWQPNQPWLQQVTLPADMNWSLTGLTTEKTLREWAALGLRGRHKPLASDDLMASVLLPQGHKGPAFLVYPNFRVFIEWNESLVYITTAGYFATLLEGGAPLDPVSPDTGLTGDQMRALQQKLVELGFDVGDVDGILGAKTRAAVRIVQDVLSMPIDGWPTPALLASF; encoded by the coding sequence ATGTATCGCTTGGTATTTTTGGCGCTGGCTTTGATCAGCGCAACGGGGTTTTCCAGCATCGCAGCAGCACAATCCTGCGGCGGCGGATTTTACAGTTTTGTTCAGGGTTTAAAATCCGAAGCCCGCACGCGCGGCTATTCCAACGCCCTGAGCGATCAGTTTTTTGCTTCTGTTGCCCAAGATCCAAAGGTGATCAAAGCCGACCGCGCCCAAGGTGTGTTTCAGCTGCCTTTTCTAGAGTTTTCGGGCCGCTTAATCAGCAATCACAGGCTTCAGCACGGCGCAAAAAATGCCGCCAACTACAAGCGCGAGTTTGACTTTATCGAACGCGAATTGGGGGTGCCGCGCGGCGTGCTTTTGGCGTTCTGGGCGTTTGAAACCGATTACGGCGCTTTTCAGGGTAACTTTAATACGCTGAACGCTCTGGTCACCTTGGCGCATGACTGCCGGCGGCCGGAACTCTTTAGACCGCAGATTTTTGCCGCGCTTGAGCTGTTCAAACGCGGCGATTTCGATCCAGCCACGACAACAGGCGCTTGGGCGGGTGAGATTGGCATGGTGCAAATGCTGCCCGAAGATATTCTGGTCAATGGCATCGACGGCGACGGCGACGGGCAAGTTAAGCTGAAAACCTCGGCGCCCGATGCTCTGATGTCGGGCGCGTCCATGTTGCGTGCCTTGGGATGGCAGCCCAATCAGCCTTGGCTGCAACAGGTCACATTGCCGGCGGATATGAACTGGTCGCTCACCGGGCTGACCACTGAAAAAACCCTGCGCGAATGGGCGGCGCTGGGTCTGCGCGGGCGGCATAAACCGCTGGCCTCAGATGATTTAATGGCGTCTGTACTGCTGCCGCAGGGGCACAAAGGGCCCGCGTTTCTTGTCTATCCCAATTTTCGCGTCTTTATCGAGTGGAACGAAAGCCTCGTCTATATTACCACTGCCGGTTATTTCGCCACCCTGCTCGAAGGCGGCGCGCCGCTTGATCCGGTGAGCCCGGACACCGGACTAACCGGTGATCAGATGCGGGCGCTGCAACAAAAGCTGGTCGAGCTGGGCTTTGATGTGGGCGATGTGGATGGCATTTTAGGCGCCAAAACCCGCGCTGCGGTGCGCATCGTGCAGGATGTTCTGTCGATGCCCATCGACGGCTGGCCCACCCCGGCGCTACTCGCCAGTTTTTAG
- a CDS encoding EamA family transporter gives MVKKIPSKLKSASYNAPSNYSSAYLLMAFGMLTIPIMDVIAKVLAVNGMPGTQVAFARFVGQGLFTLAILPITILIIPGIFDQQSLSAKQSVLTRTLADLKAAWTMTNFWRGIALAGATACFFTGLATLPLPASAAILFLAPLILTLLGGVVLKEKLTIRTVSLCLAGFPCVLLIVRPGFDGLGWQALFPLAAAFLFAIYFLLTRMASSHGSPLSMHIIAALSGTIALALWLFMGDPISDSSQVDWPTSASAWVALASLGVISTISHMAIIVAFARAPTSKLAPLNYLEIVSATVVSFLVFGTLPDSWTVIGASFIIAIGYAATRPD, from the coding sequence ATGGTCAAAAAAATTCCCTCAAAGCTCAAATCGGCGTCATACAATGCGCCCAGTAATTACAGCTCTGCTTATCTTCTAATGGCGTTCGGTATGTTGACGATTCCGATTATGGATGTGATCGCGAAGGTGCTCGCCGTAAATGGAATGCCAGGCACACAGGTCGCGTTCGCGCGCTTCGTTGGTCAAGGGCTATTCACACTTGCGATACTACCTATCACAATCCTGATCATTCCAGGAATTTTTGATCAACAATCGTTATCCGCAAAGCAATCAGTACTTACGCGAACCTTGGCCGATCTCAAAGCAGCATGGACAATGACAAATTTCTGGCGAGGTATCGCACTTGCAGGAGCCACGGCTTGCTTCTTTACTGGTCTTGCCACATTACCGCTGCCTGCATCAGCTGCAATCCTGTTTCTTGCGCCGCTTATCTTAACATTGCTCGGCGGAGTTGTTTTAAAAGAAAAACTGACTATCCGCACGGTATCTCTTTGCTTAGCTGGCTTCCCTTGTGTTCTTCTAATCGTCCGCCCGGGATTCGACGGTCTTGGATGGCAAGCACTCTTCCCTCTGGCTGCCGCATTTTTGTTTGCCATATATTTTCTGCTAACTCGAATGGCTTCAAGCCATGGATCGCCCCTTTCTATGCACATTATTGCTGCCCTTTCAGGAACAATTGCCCTCGCGCTATGGCTCTTTATGGGTGATCCGATATCGGACAGTTCGCAAGTTGATTGGCCAACGAGTGCTTCCGCGTGGGTCGCGCTTGCATCACTTGGCGTTATTTCAACTATCTCACACATGGCGATCATCGTCGCGTTTGCTCGCGCTCCAACGTCGAAGCTCGCCCCGCTCAATTACTTAGAGATAGTCTCAGCGACAGTAGTTAGCTTTCTAGTATTCGGAACTTTGCCAGATAGTTGGACTGTGATTGGTGCATCGTTTATTATTGCGATTGGCTATGCTGCTACACGACCAGATTGA
- a CDS encoding tetratricopeptide repeat protein → MADNYGNLGILADIRGDLDATKSFYTQALKLNEKLERKEGIANQYGNLGNVAQARGDLDAAEGFYNQALKLNKKLGRKEGMANQYGSLGNVARVRGDLDAAEGFHNQSLKLDKKLGRKEGMAANYGNLGIVAQIRGDLDAAEGFHNQSLKLNKKLGSKEGMAANYSNLGLLEEARGNPKAARDHLITARDLFATIGMPHMVEKTQGLLDDLGP, encoded by the coding sequence ATGGCAGATAATTATGGCAACCTTGGCATCTTGGCGGATATACGCGGTGATCTGGACGCCACCAAGAGTTTTTATACCCAAGCCTTAAAGCTAAACGAGAAACTGGAGCGCAAAGAGGGGATAGCAAACCAATATGGCAACCTTGGCAATGTGGCGCAGGCGCGCGGTGATCTGGACGCGGCCGAGGGGTTTTATAACCAAGCCTTAAAGCTGAACAAAAAACTGGGGCGCAAAGAGGGGATGGCAAACCAATATGGCAGCCTTGGCAATGTGGCGCGGGTACGCGGTGATCTGGATGCCGCCGAGGGGTTCCATAACCAATCCCTAAAGCTGGACAAAAAACTGGGGCGCAAAGAGGGGATGGCAGCGAATTATGGCAACCTTGGCATTGTGGCGCAGATACGCGGTGATCTGGATGCCGCCGAGGGGTTCCATAACCAATCCTTAAAGCTGAACAAAAAACTGGGAAGCAAAGAGGGGATGGCAGCGAATTATAGCAACCTTGGCCTTCTTGAAGAAGCGCGGGGCAATCCAAAGGCGGCGCGGGACCATTTGATCACAGCGCGGGATTTATTTGCCACCATCGGCATGCCGCATATGGTGGAAAAAACGCAAGGCTTGCTGGATGATTTAGGCCCGTGA
- a CDS encoding HTH domain-containing protein gives MRKIDRLFDIIQMLRAANRPLTAGEIAGRLEVSKRTVYRDIAVLQAARIPLEGAAGLGYVLRSGYDMPPIGFDPDEAQAAKLGLELVARTGDHGLTRAARRALDKLPLCRGDPILIAMPQGAVFEQFDALPQVRRAIQLERKIHIYYTSGEGRSTERVIWPLIILFYPETPMLVAWCELRQALRHFRFDRLRCAKTLADQFEGQGVRLRCIWTAQGQDQMT, from the coding sequence ATGCGAAAGATAGATCGGCTCTTTGACATCATTCAGATGCTTCGGGCGGCCAACCGTCCGCTCACCGCTGGCGAAATTGCCGGCCGGCTTGAGGTGTCAAAGCGCACAGTGTACCGTGATATTGCTGTCTTACAGGCGGCCCGAATTCCGCTGGAAGGCGCGGCCGGTTTGGGATATGTGCTGCGCTCCGGCTACGATATGCCGCCGATTGGGTTTGATCCCGATGAGGCCCAGGCGGCCAAGCTGGGGTTGGAATTGGTGGCGCGCACTGGGGATCACGGATTGACCCGCGCCGCCCGGCGGGCGCTTGATAAACTGCCGCTGTGCCGCGGTGATCCTATCTTGATAGCAATGCCGCAGGGCGCTGTCTTTGAACAGTTTGACGCGCTACCGCAGGTGCGCAGAGCGATCCAGTTGGAACGCAAAATCCATATATATTATACCTCGGGCGAGGGGCGGTCGACCGAGCGGGTGATCTGGCCGCTGATTATTTTGTTCTATCCTGAAACCCCGATGCTGGTGGCATGGTGTGAGCTGCGCCAAGCGTTGCGGCATTTTCGCTTTGACAGACTGCGCTGCGCAAAAACACTAGCCGATCAGTTTGAGGGGCAGGGCGTGCGCCTGCGCTGTATCTGGACGGCCCAAGGCCAAGATCAGATGACATGA
- a CDS encoding EamA family transporter: MNKYLLTGAALIIVSAVLFSAAGALTKSVTATAWMIIFWRGLFAGILTLIVLVMSGQLLIQLRCLRWPALMASAFSLLGTIAFIPAFQMTSVAKVALIYATVPFMAAALGWAALGERPARRTAAAAVICFIGVAITFKNASFGRALAGDALAAFMTVMMAAHMLIFRKYPDTPAGLTSVMSNLLVLPLAWIWISPLSIELPQLPLLVLFGAVTAGAFVTLSQGAKALPASLTALLSILETPLAPIWAWFILSEIPSNATLIGGAVIMFAVLYALYQPPKALIPR, translated from the coding sequence ATGAACAAATATCTACTGACCGGAGCCGCGTTGATCATCGTTTCAGCGGTTCTCTTTAGCGCCGCCGGGGCGCTTACAAAGTCGGTCACCGCCACAGCATGGATGATTATTTTCTGGCGCGGCTTGTTCGCCGGCATTTTGACTTTGATCGTGTTGGTGATGTCAGGTCAATTGCTGATCCAGCTGCGATGCTTGCGCTGGCCTGCCCTGATGGCCAGCGCATTTTCCCTTTTGGGAACCATTGCGTTTATTCCCGCGTTTCAAATGACCAGCGTTGCAAAAGTGGCGCTGATCTATGCCACTGTGCCATTTATGGCCGCTGCTCTGGGCTGGGCTGCATTGGGGGAAAGGCCCGCGCGGCGCACAGCGGCTGCAGCGGTGATCTGTTTCATCGGGGTGGCCATTACGTTCAAAAATGCCAGCTTCGGCAGGGCATTGGCCGGGGATGCTTTGGCGGCGTTTATGACTGTTATGATGGCGGCTCATATGCTGATATTTCGTAAGTATCCCGATACCCCTGCGGGACTGACATCGGTGATGTCAAATTTGCTTGTTTTACCTTTGGCATGGATCTGGATCAGCCCGCTGTCCATCGAGCTGCCGCAGCTGCCGCTGTTGGTTTTGTTTGGGGCTGTCACCGCTGGCGCCTTCGTAACCCTATCGCAAGGGGCTAAAGCGCTGCCCGCTTCCTTGACCGCGCTGCTGTCGATTTTGGAAACCCCGCTGGCCCCGATTTGGGCGTGGTTTATTTTGTCTGAGATCCCGTCAAATGCCACTTTAATCGGCGGTGCCGTCATTATGTTTGCGGTGCTCTATGCGCTGTATCAGCCGCCCAAAGCACTCATTCCAAGATGA